tgcatcCATGAACATCTACACTCATGGGCATTTGCATTTACGGATATATGCGTCTTTACctctacagtccaccgctctaccaactgagctatcgaaggagacatatacacccttatccttccatgctatatactagggttaccatattcgAAAGAGTCAAATTCCGGACACATTTTTCTATGAGACGTTATATCGCggcttttatgacgtcataaccgcatatttgacccatgcgaggtgcagtctgcccaattataaagtatgtaggactacttggttggaagtataatattcgtATTTCAAACGGATTTTTCTTTTCGGTGGAActattcttgagcagatatattgcagcaagttgcataatggttgcacaataaaaaaaaaatcgaaagtcgggAAGGGGGagcaggttgtgcaccgttgcCCTAAATATAGCTACGGACcgtcattgaaaaaaaaatctcaacTTTAATCTCAAATAATAATGACAATTAGGTTGTGCCGAACAGGAAAAAAAGGAATTGAAGACACGCTTGTAAGTCAAGTCACTACAAATTTACTCTTCTGACCAtgcatatttttctgaagatCTAATTCTCCTCAATAGGGCCTTGtctgattttaaaaatgaaaaaaattcactacagcgcatatttttgaaattatattgaacagTCAATATGCCTTTCATGGTCGCAACGCTCAGCTTGTTGCTCTCTTTAGTCCACTGACTTTGCATCAGAGAAAAGACTCTCTCTACATTGGCATTGTGGGATGTAACAGCAAAGAAAAACTGTACAACCTTAAAATTTCTGAGTGGCATGTGATGTTCGtagactgatcgaaatatttgcaccaTTTCTTATGCGTTGGCAGTTTAATAAATGCTTCGTCCTGTACGTAACTTTCCACAAACTGCCTCAAGTTACAGATTTGGTCAAAGCCCTTTGCATCGTCCACATCAACCCCTTTGCCAATCAGATATTCCAGGCAAGGCTCTACATCCTTCCAACTTGGTATCTCGTTCAAGGTCATCCATTTGAAACAAGTAAACTCTTCCATTGGTTTCATCCATTTACACAGGTACTCCAGGCATCTCTCATAGAGGTTTGTAACTTCGGAAAGAAAATTGTtacattcatcttcatatcccTCTTctcttttttcatttaaaagccTTTTAACCGTCAAGGACATAAAGCTTTCATTCTTCCTTTCCACAAGCACCTTATGAACCAGCTCCAAATTTTCTAGCACTTCTGCGACGGAATTGTTTTCTCTCTCAACCACTTGAATACGTCCATGAAACACGGACATCAGTGAGTGCATATGCCAAAGGTATAACTCGCTCATTTCATTCTCAAAGAACCGTTTAATAACTATTGGTGGATGTTCTTGTGACAAAAAGTAGGACTTCAGGGGTGAAAACATTTCTAACAATCTTGAAATTCCAGGAAACAAGGAGAGCCAGCGAGTCTTGCTATGAGAGAGAAGTCTCTTGTATTCACAATTTGCAAATTCACAGTATTCTTTCAGTTGTTCAGTTCTAACTgtgtaaatagaaaaatattgatatatcttattgatattattttcaatatcgaTGTTCATTCTTTCAGCGCCATGATGAATACAATTGTTCAAAACGTGTGCTGGGCAGCCAACCCCAATCAATGACGGGTTTAACATTTTCTTTAACTTTGCAAACACATTGTTTCCTTGGTCATTACGCCGAAGTCCTCCAAACATAGTATTGCAGTTGTCTCCTGTAAATGACACACATTTTTTCAAAAGCATCATTTTTTCTAAAGTGTCTTTTATATAAGTGGCAATTGTGTCGGCAGTCTCGTTTGCCTTGTTTGTAAACTCAATCAATTTTGATTGCAAACCACCATTCCTCcagtcaaaatattgaataattgtaGGAAATAATTTCAGTTCATTGTGATTGCTGCCATCTGTTGCAACGCCAAAATACGCGATATCGTTTTCTTCAAAACTTTTCAGAACAGCATCAATAGAATATTGCGCAAGAACGCTAGTAACAACTTTTTCTGTCTTTGTGATTGTGCGGCCGCTACTGAACTTCTTCGCTACATTAGAATCAGGGaaaatctttttaaataaaGCAGATGTACAGTCCATGGACAAAAAGCTATGATGATGCTTAACAGCGTGAAATGCAAGCGTACCTTCTGCGGCAGTGATTTCATCTTCGCATTTGCTTCCTGCTGTAGCAAAATAATTTGTCATATTCGTTGATGCA
The sequence above is a segment of the Styela clava chromosome 7, kaStyClav1.hap1.2, whole genome shotgun sequence genome. Coding sequences within it:
- the LOC120331584 gene encoding uncharacterized protein LOC120331584 is translated as MTNYFATAGSKCEDEITAAEGTLAFHAVKHHHSFLSMDCTSALFKKIFPDSNVAKKFSSGRTITKTEKVVTSVLAQYSIDAVLKSFEENDIAYFGVATDGSNHNELKLFPTIIQYFDWRNGGLQSKLIEFTNKANETADTIATYIKDTLEKMMLLKKCVSFTGDNCNTMFGGLRRNDQGNNVFAKLKKMLNPSLIGVGCPAHVLNNCIHHGAERMNIDIENNINKIYQYFSIYTVRTEQLKEYCEFANCEYKRLLSHSKTRWLSLFPGISRLLEMFSPLKSYFLSQEHPPIVIKRFFENEMSELYLWHMHSLMSVFHGRIQVVERENNSVAEVLENLELVHKVLVERKNESFMSLTVKRLLNEKREEGYEDECNNFLSEVTNLYERCLEYLCKWMKPMEEFTCFKWMTLNEIPSWKDVEPCLEYLIGKGVDVDDAKGFDQICNLRQFVESYVQDEAFIKLPTHKKWCKYFDQSTNITCHSEILRLYSFSLLLHPTMPM